The stretch of DNA GTAAAATATTTGAAGAGTATTCATAATGGAGGGTAATATTTCATAATAAGAAGGAAATCTCACGTTCATATAGAAAGGTTAGAAAAGAAGAATGGAGGGGAAATATGTACGAGTTAAAAACGAAGGAAACAGATTCAAGTGTAATTGAATTTATTGAAAGTGTTGAAAATGTGAAAAAGCGCGAGGATGCATACAAACTATTGGACATCTTTACAGAAACGTCTGGCTATGAAGCGAAAATGTGGGGAGCGTCCATTATTGGATTTGGCTCTTATCATTATAAATATAATTCAGGTCATGAAGGAGATGCACCGCTCGTTGGTTTTTCACCGCGGAAAGCGAATTTTAGTCTTTATTTTGCAACAGGAGACACAGAGCG from Sutcliffiella cohnii encodes:
- a CDS encoding DUF1801 domain-containing protein; the protein is MYELKTKETDSSVIEFIESVENVKKREDAYKLLDIFTETSGYEAKMWGASIIGFGSYHYKYNSGHEGDAPLVGFSPRKANFSLYFATGDTEREELLKNFGKHKAGKACVYVNKVNDIDVDVLKALITQSIQFLRKTYPPQDEK